In Dehalogenimonas etheniformans, one genomic interval encodes:
- a CDS encoding carbon-nitrogen hydrolase family protein: MRVAFLHIEPQPAEIDDNRSLIERLILTAAENGAHWIMTPELCVSGYYFADVIGSDWINPQPDQWMKRIMGISQEKNLSIFLSHPELDEATSKSHNTVFAIDKGVIAGGHRKIEVHPGAEESWSSPGTTLEPATVGGVKVGMLICADTWGTHHGVALSGKDANLLVVSTAWGHKYPPVEHWKRLSSDTGLPVWVCNRTCIERNVDWTQAESMVLIYGEPVLRYSGEPSLLLFDWDMDTMSTESIEFGVVRLDTMGVKHDARS; this comes from the coding sequence ATGAGGGTGGCTTTTCTGCACATTGAGCCGCAACCTGCCGAAATCGATGACAATCGGAGTCTGATCGAGCGGCTCATTTTAACCGCAGCCGAAAACGGCGCGCATTGGATCATGACTCCTGAATTATGCGTTTCGGGCTATTACTTTGCTGATGTCATCGGCAGCGATTGGATCAATCCCCAACCTGATCAATGGATGAAACGGATAATGGGCATCAGCCAGGAGAAAAACCTGAGTATCTTCCTGTCTCATCCTGAACTCGATGAGGCAACCAGCAAGAGCCACAACACCGTCTTCGCCATTGACAAAGGAGTAATTGCCGGTGGGCACCGCAAGATCGAAGTCCATCCCGGCGCCGAGGAAAGCTGGTCTTCGCCCGGGACGACCCTCGAACCTGCAACCGTGGGTGGAGTCAAGGTGGGGATGCTTATCTGTGCCGATACCTGGGGCACTCATCACGGTGTTGCCTTGTCTGGGAAAGACGCAAATCTGCTGGTAGTAAGCACTGCCTGGGGGCACAAGTACCCGCCGGTGGAACACTGGAAGAGACTTTCATCAGACACCGGCCTCCCTGTTTGGGTCTGCAACCGCACTTGCATCGAACGAAACGTTGACTGGACGCAAGCCGAGAGTATGGTGCTTATATATGGCGAGCCCGTCTTGAGATATTCCGGCGAACCTTCCCTACTACTTTTTGACTGGGACATGGACACCATGTCGACAGAGTCTATTGAGTTTGGCGTTGTCAGGCTAGACACGATGGGGGTTAAACACGATGCTCGATCTTAA
- a CDS encoding cob(I)yrinic acid a,c-diamide adenosyltransferase, producing the protein MITKGMVQVFTGEGRGKTSAAMGTVMRAVGYGLKVLVVFFMKGSRKQGEYEALDLLGVEHKNYGRAGLLSPKNIRAEDRLKARQLLQFAQQAVCSGDYDLIVLDEANTAAAWALIPTDELLDLIRHKPENTELIITGRYADEKIIEAADLVSDLRNVKHPFDRGLPARKGLDY; encoded by the coding sequence ATGATAACCAAAGGAATGGTCCAGGTATTCACCGGCGAAGGCCGGGGTAAGACATCGGCGGCGATGGGTACAGTCATGCGGGCTGTGGGTTACGGGCTGAAGGTGCTGGTGGTCTTCTTCATGAAAGGCAGCCGCAAGCAGGGAGAATACGAAGCACTCGACCTTTTAGGGGTGGAGCATAAGAACTACGGCCGGGCTGGACTTCTAAGCCCCAAAAACATCCGAGCCGAAGACCGACTGAAGGCACGGCAACTTCTGCAGTTCGCTCAACAGGCGGTATGCAGCGGGGACTATGACTTAATCGTCCTTGATGAGGCCAACACAGCCGCCGCCTGGGCGCTCATCCCGACGGATGAACTACTCGATCTTATCCGGCATAAGCCCGAAAACACCGAGCTCATAATTACCGGCCGGTATGCCGATGAAAAGATCATAGAAGCCGCCGACTTGGTATCGGACCTGCGTAACGTGAAACATCCTTTCGATCGCGGCCTGCCAGCCAGGAAAGGACTGGACTACTAG